The proteins below are encoded in one region of Alphaproteobacteria bacterium:
- a CDS encoding DUF3310 domain-containing protein, with translation MLNISYIGSPSNNVSDQTIESIDVIEAWNLEHNLSNVIKCIERVSHNSQNLKYLKKAEWHLDRACSKAKNGHLEMLNNQQVQIESDKYPPQAICEDWKLTDLMCSTLINIYFSRQHQSHVLKQKALLAALECLREEIRFLDKDNP, from the coding sequence ATGCTTAACATCTCTTACATTGGTTCCCCTTCAAATAATGTTTCAGATCAAACAATCGAATCAATTGATGTCATCGAAGCCTGGAACTTAGAGCACAATTTATCTAATGTAATTAAATGCATAGAAAGAGTAAGTCATAATAGCCAAAATCTTAAATATTTGAAAAAGGCAGAATGGCATTTAGATCGCGCTTGCTCAAAGGCAAAGAACGGTCACTTAGAAATGTTAAATAATCAACAGGTACAGATTGAGTCAGATAAATACCCACCTCAAGCTATTTGTGAGGACTGGAAACTAACAGATCTAATGTGCAGCACACTCATTAATATTTACTTTTCTCGACAACATCAATCTCATGTATTGAAGCAAAAAGCCTTACTCGCTGCTCTTGAGTGTTTGAGAGAAGAAATTCGTTTTCTTGATAAAGACAATCCTTAA
- a CDS encoding DUF378 domain-containing protein: MIGLSLILVIISALNSGSIGLFGLDIIATIFGFSPFLVRLLYVFIGASGGYLAYLAKDILVFFGNRLLK, encoded by the coding sequence ATTATTGGACTCTCTCTTATTTTAGTCATCATTTCAGCCCTCAATTCAGGATCCATTGGATTATTTGGACTTGACATAATAGCCACCATATTTGGATTTTCACCATTCCTGGTTCGATTATTGTATGTCTTTATTGGAGCTTCTGGGGGTTACTTAGCATACCTAGCAAAGGATATTTTAGTTTTTTTCGGAAATCGGTTGTTAAAATAG
- a CDS encoding CusA/CzcA family heavy metal efflux RND transporter encodes MFTKIIEFSLKYRWFILFSYLAIIIYGSILVPKLPVDVFPDLNRPTVTIMTEASGLAPEEVEQLVSFPIETAMNGLPGVIRVRSTSGIGLSIVFVEFDWETEIYRNRQVVSERLDTATSQLPAGIKPILGPVTSIMGEIMLIGISSLKGEVSPMELRDISDWVIRPQLLSISGVSQVIPIGGEVKQYQILPNINRLWFYNVTLEDIVKSAHGFGQNTTGGYLEGFRKEALVRYLGNSVQLEDLQKTIVHYLQDKSLTLHEVSTIKFGAALKRGDASVDGKPAVILSIQKQPGANTVTVTHEIEKNIKEIQKQLPPGIQADRMLFKQSTFIENSIYNVEEALRYGALLVVLVLFLFLMNLRTTFISLTAIPISILMTVIIFKWFGLSINTMTLGGLAIAIGELVDDAVVDVENIFRRLRENRLSNVPRGIIKVVRDASLEVRGSIVYATGTVILVFLPLFALSGIEGRLFSPLGVAYVISILASLVVSVTLTPVLSYYLLPNLKVMTHGDGWLVRHLKRLDTMFLTWSFRHGKSLILALVFLTLVAVSSVPYLGKSFLPSFNEGSVTINLRLPPGMSLSESNRVGTIAERLILEVPEVKSVGRRSGRAELDEHAEGVYSSEIDVDLSSSKRNRDVILNDIRTRLATLSDVAVNIGQPISHRLDHLLSGIRAEIAVKVFGDNLQTLREQADVIRDAMRTIPGITDLQIEQQTLIPQLQIHPKRIEALKYGINMNQLGETIETLLSGKVINQILEGSRRHDLVVRLNEEDRKDAEKIGRILIDSPSGKIPLKFVTDIKEGTGPNQINRDNTQRRIVVMANTKGRALGSVAHDVQTKVSQLKLPEGYFLKFEGQFESQQAATRLIALLSIFALVGIFVLLYSHFKSATLTLIIMANVPMALIGSVAAVWLTNQTLSIASLVGFITLTGIATRNGILKISHYRHLMLHEGESFGLPMIIRGSLERLTPVLMTALVAAFALIPLMMGGDQPGKEILHPVAVVIFGGLISSTLLDTLITPVIFWMVGQASIARENA; translated from the coding sequence ATGTTCACTAAGATCATTGAGTTTTCCCTTAAATACCGTTGGTTTATTCTATTTTCGTATCTCGCCATCATCATATATGGCAGCATTCTTGTGCCCAAACTACCTGTGGATGTGTTCCCGGATCTGAATCGCCCGACCGTGACGATCATGACGGAGGCCTCAGGTCTCGCACCCGAAGAAGTCGAACAACTGGTTAGTTTCCCGATCGAAACGGCGATGAATGGCTTGCCAGGCGTCATCCGCGTGCGTTCAACCTCAGGCATTGGTTTATCAATTGTCTTCGTGGAATTTGACTGGGAAACCGAAATCTATCGCAATCGCCAAGTGGTTAGTGAACGTCTCGATACGGCCACGTCCCAATTGCCCGCCGGCATTAAGCCGATTCTTGGGCCCGTCACTTCTATTATGGGGGAAATTATGCTGATCGGCATAAGCTCTCTTAAAGGAGAAGTCTCCCCCATGGAGCTTCGAGACATCTCGGATTGGGTCATACGCCCCCAGCTTTTAAGCATCTCAGGTGTCTCGCAAGTGATCCCCATCGGAGGAGAAGTGAAGCAGTATCAAATTTTGCCCAACATCAACCGCCTCTGGTTTTACAATGTGACCTTAGAAGACATTGTAAAAAGTGCCCATGGGTTTGGACAAAACACAACAGGTGGATATTTGGAAGGCTTTCGCAAAGAAGCGCTTGTACGGTACTTAGGTAATTCCGTTCAATTGGAGGATTTGCAAAAAACAATTGTACATTACCTTCAGGACAAATCATTGACCCTTCATGAGGTGAGCACCATAAAGTTTGGGGCTGCTCTTAAAAGAGGGGATGCAAGTGTTGATGGCAAACCCGCTGTTATTTTGTCGATTCAAAAACAACCTGGCGCCAATACAGTAACGGTGACTCATGAAATCGAAAAGAATATTAAAGAAATTCAGAAACAACTTCCCCCAGGCATTCAGGCGGATAGGATGCTTTTTAAACAATCCACGTTTATTGAAAACTCCATTTATAATGTGGAAGAGGCGTTGCGATATGGGGCCTTGCTCGTCGTCCTTGTTCTGTTTCTATTCTTGATGAATCTTCGCACCACCTTCATTAGTTTGACGGCCATCCCCATATCCATCCTTATGACCGTCATCATCTTTAAATGGTTTGGGCTTTCCATTAACACCATGACTTTAGGGGGGCTTGCGATTGCCATAGGAGAGTTGGTTGATGATGCAGTGGTGGATGTGGAAAATATTTTCAGGCGCTTGCGGGAAAACCGCTTGAGTAATGTCCCGAGGGGGATTATCAAAGTGGTTCGAGATGCGTCATTGGAAGTGAGGGGTTCGATTGTTTATGCAACGGGCACCGTCATATTGGTCTTTCTCCCGCTTTTTGCCTTGAGTGGAATTGAGGGTCGTCTCTTTTCACCTTTGGGTGTGGCTTACGTCATTTCGATACTGGCCTCGCTCGTGGTTTCGGTCACTTTAACCCCTGTTCTTTCTTACTACCTCCTTCCGAACCTCAAGGTGATGACCCACGGAGATGGTTGGTTGGTGCGGCACTTGAAACGCCTTGATACAATGTTTCTCACCTGGTCCTTCCGCCATGGCAAATCCCTTATTTTGGCGTTGGTGTTTCTGACTCTCGTCGCGGTTTCTTCTGTTCCTTATCTTGGAAAATCTTTCTTGCCGTCCTTTAATGAAGGGTCGGTTACCATAAACCTGAGATTGCCCCCGGGGATGTCTTTGAGTGAATCTAATCGTGTGGGCACCATTGCGGAACGGCTGATTTTGGAGGTGCCAGAGGTAAAATCAGTTGGGAGGCGCAGTGGGCGTGCGGAGTTGGATGAGCATGCGGAAGGTGTCTATTCTTCTGAAATTGATGTTGATTTAAGTTCGTCTAAGAGAAACCGTGATGTCATTTTGAATGATATACGCACGCGGCTGGCCACCCTTTCAGATGTTGCTGTGAATATTGGCCAACCGATCTCTCACCGCCTCGATCATTTGCTCTCAGGTATACGGGCGGAAATTGCGGTCAAAGTGTTTGGTGACAATCTCCAGACGCTAAGGGAGCAAGCTGACGTCATTAGAGATGCAATGAGGACGATACCCGGTATTACCGACTTGCAGATTGAGCAACAAACGCTGATCCCTCAACTTCAAATCCACCCTAAGCGCATTGAGGCCCTCAAATATGGCATCAACATGAATCAGCTGGGAGAAACGATTGAAACCTTGTTGTCCGGTAAAGTCATTAATCAAATCCTAGAAGGGTCAAGGCGCCATGATCTGGTGGTGCGCTTAAACGAGGAAGATCGAAAGGATGCTGAGAAGATTGGTCGTATTCTCATCGATAGTCCGTCAGGTAAAATACCCTTGAAATTTGTAACGGACATTAAGGAAGGGACCGGACCAAACCAGATCAATCGGGACAACACACAACGGCGTATCGTTGTCATGGCAAACACGAAAGGCCGCGCTTTGGGGTCGGTTGCTCATGACGTTCAAACAAAGGTGTCTCAACTGAAGCTCCCTGAGGGATATTTCCTGAAATTTGAAGGACAGTTCGAAAGTCAGCAAGCAGCAACAAGGCTGATCGCGCTGCTTTCCATTTTTGCCTTAGTGGGCATCTTTGTGTTGCTCTACAGCCATTTCAAATCGGCCACCTTAACGCTCATCATTATGGCCAATGTTCCCATGGCCTTGATTGGAAGTGTGGCGGCCGTTTGGCTCACTAATCAAACGTTATCTATTGCAAGTCTCGTCGGGTTCATTACATTGACAGGTATCGCAACGCGCAACGGCATTTTAAAAATTTCCCACTATCGTCATCTCATGCTCCACGAGGGAGAGTCTTTTGGATTGCCCATGATCATTCGAGGATCCCTAGAGCGATTGACGCCCGTTCTCATGACCGCCCTCGTTGCAGCTTTTGCTCTTATTCCTCTCATGATGGGCGGTGATCAACCGGGTAAAGAAATTTTGCATCCGGTTGCGGTTGTGATTTTTGGAGGACTGATTTCATCCACCCTTCTGGATACATTGATCACGCCCGTGATCTTTTGGATGGTGGGGCAGGCGTCGATTGCAAGAGAAAACGCGTAA
- a CDS encoding efflux RND transporter periplasmic adaptor subunit, whose protein sequence is MFKEYRHYLFGFLFSVICGMPAHCHGDEPHGDQPLASSKETVQKSSSDISLLQRLYVPKGNQFKNGLLTIVAKTVERPKTVIIPAKIVASPRGYAQIHVPQLARVLVDERFPIPTTGEKVEANQVLAVVEPLLSVIDITDKRSELFRVEGEISILHRDIERLTKLGEFSPRKELENKKTELDRSEKQKEQLLSTGRGRELLRSPIDGIIGDNHVLPGQILQPNETVMEVINPEYFRIEAYTFEYFKTAQILSARLRSSENSEKFYDLKLIGTSPRLGERDYAQHILFSIAEASSELIIGMLVDVFLTTKDTHHRIVVPQKSLYKVGKSYTVFVLSGPELVKSQQVEVGLFFDQSVEIISGLKEGDRVISDISSLSKLVKSGEEEHHVH, encoded by the coding sequence ATGTTTAAGGAATATAGACATTATTTATTTGGTTTTCTCTTTAGCGTCATCTGTGGCATGCCCGCTCATTGTCATGGCGATGAACCTCATGGAGATCAGCCCCTTGCGTCATCGAAAGAGACCGTTCAAAAATCATCTTCTGATATATCCTTACTTCAACGGCTCTATGTTCCAAAGGGCAATCAATTTAAGAACGGCTTGCTGACGATTGTTGCCAAAACCGTTGAGCGCCCAAAAACGGTGATTATTCCAGCAAAGATTGTGGCAAGCCCGCGGGGGTATGCGCAAATCCATGTGCCCCAGTTGGCGCGTGTTCTTGTTGATGAACGCTTCCCCATTCCCACCACAGGAGAAAAAGTGGAGGCAAATCAAGTTCTGGCAGTTGTTGAGCCGCTCTTGTCCGTCATTGATATCACGGACAAAAGATCGGAACTCTTTCGTGTTGAGGGAGAGATATCTATTCTGCACCGTGACATTGAACGTTTGACCAAATTGGGGGAGTTTTCACCGCGCAAAGAACTTGAGAACAAAAAAACAGAGTTAGATCGTTCGGAAAAACAAAAAGAGCAACTTCTCTCCACAGGTCGTGGACGAGAACTCCTTCGCTCCCCGATTGATGGAATCATCGGCGATAATCATGTGCTCCCCGGGCAAATTCTCCAGCCCAACGAGACTGTCATGGAAGTGATCAACCCAGAATATTTCAGGATCGAGGCGTATACTTTTGAGTATTTTAAAACAGCGCAAATTCTATCCGCCCGTTTACGGTCTTCCGAAAACAGTGAGAAGTTTTACGACTTGAAGCTTATCGGAACGAGCCCGCGTCTAGGAGAAAGGGATTATGCGCAACATATCCTATTCTCCATAGCAGAAGCATCGTCCGAGCTTATTATCGGCATGCTGGTTGATGTCTTTTTAACAACCAAAGATACGCATCACCGCATCGTTGTTCCTCAAAAATCACTCTACAAAGTGGGCAAGTCCTATACGGTTTTTGTTCTTTCAGGCCCTGAGCTTGTCAAGTCTCAACAGGTTGAGGTCGGGCTCTTTTTTGATCAGTCTGTTGAAATTATTTCCGGTCTGAAAGAAGGAGATCGCGTGATCTCTGATATTTCTTCTCTGTCTAAATTAGTAAAATCGGGGGAAGAGGAACACCATGTTCACTAA
- a CDS encoding NAD(P)/FAD-dependent oxidoreductase encodes MTKTTSKYDVVIIGAGAAGLMAAVQAGIRGRKVLLIEHTDKIGEKIRISGGGRCNFTNLHTSPQNFISQNLHFMKSALAGFTQHDFIKLIESYGISYHEKTLGQLFCDGSATQIIKMLLDLCHKSHVQIKTNCHVRKVSKKDRFEVGTDTELFQSETLIIASGGLSIPKIGASDFGYRVATKFGLNIIPMRPALVPLIVSDRDKPFFTALSGVSNDSLVRYKNTTFRENILFTHKGVSGPAILQISSYLETFLGEEIIINLLPDYDLAREFTVHKNNKQTPANFLKSHLTKRLVESLAMPEYQRSITDLKKESLMGIADQIHQFKVRVAGSEGYQKAEVTAGGVDTNELSSKTMECRKVPGLYFIGEVVDVTGWLGGYNFQWAWSSGFAAGMNC; translated from the coding sequence ATGACAAAGACGACCTCAAAATATGATGTGGTGATTATCGGGGCAGGGGCGGCGGGCCTGATGGCGGCTGTTCAGGCAGGGATTCGGGGGCGGAAGGTTCTTCTGATCGAGCACACGGATAAGATTGGAGAAAAGATAAGAATTTCGGGCGGGGGTCGTTGTAATTTTACAAACCTGCACACCTCTCCTCAAAACTTTATCTCCCAAAATCTTCACTTCATGAAGTCTGCGTTGGCAGGTTTTACGCAACACGATTTTATCAAACTCATTGAATCCTATGGCATTAGCTACCATGAAAAGACGCTGGGTCAACTGTTTTGTGACGGCTCCGCTACGCAAATCATTAAGATGCTTCTGGATCTGTGTCACAAAAGCCATGTTCAAATTAAGACGAATTGCCATGTACGCAAAGTGTCGAAGAAAGATCGTTTTGAGGTGGGGACTGATACAGAGCTGTTCCAAAGTGAGACGTTGATCATCGCAAGCGGTGGTTTGTCCATTCCCAAAATCGGGGCCAGTGATTTTGGCTATCGCGTGGCAACAAAATTTGGGCTGAACATTATCCCCATGCGTCCGGCTCTGGTTCCTTTGATCGTATCTGATCGAGACAAGCCCTTCTTCACGGCCCTCAGTGGGGTGTCGAATGACTCCTTAGTTCGTTATAAAAATACGACGTTCCGAGAAAACATTTTATTTACCCATAAAGGCGTGAGCGGTCCGGCGATCTTGCAGATCTCCTCTTATCTCGAAACATTTCTGGGCGAAGAAATCATAATAAATTTGCTGCCTGACTATGATTTGGCCCGAGAATTTACAGTTCATAAAAACAACAAACAAACGCCAGCAAACTTTCTAAAGTCCCACCTGACGAAACGTCTGGTTGAAAGCCTTGCAATGCCAGAGTATCAAAGAAGCATTACCGATCTCAAAAAGGAAAGCCTGATGGGAATTGCGGATCAGATCCATCAGTTTAAGGTGAGGGTTGCCGGCAGTGAGGGGTATCAAAAAGCGGAAGTAACCGCCGGCGGCGTGGATACCAATGAGCTGTCCTCAAAAACAATGGAATGTCGAAAGGTTCCCGGCCTCTATTTCATTGGTGAAGTGGTTGATGTCACCGGCTGGCTCGGCGGCTACAACTTTCAATGGGCCTGGTCCTCCGGCTTTGCGGCCGGGATGAATTGCTGA
- a CDS encoding DnaJ domain-containing protein: MFRKFSQWFDPAPNNKTTYEKSLGGQPCAQEGCTDEGLYRAPKSRYHIEAGVDDWYWFCLIHIRDYNAKWNYYSNMSETEIEQERRADTTWQRPSWPLGEKGDKARPAFRPSLQDPFDLFSDGFSSSHLSSQDRFPAHSPEGKALTLFEMSFPFSKTELKKKYRELVKQHHPDANAGSLEAEETVKKINEAYGILKNVT, translated from the coding sequence ATGTTTCGAAAATTCTCACAATGGTTTGACCCAGCTCCCAACAACAAGACGACCTATGAAAAGAGTTTGGGAGGCCAACCTTGTGCTCAGGAGGGCTGCACGGATGAGGGACTCTATCGCGCGCCAAAGTCGCGCTATCATATTGAAGCGGGGGTTGATGATTGGTATTGGTTTTGTTTGATTCACATTCGCGATTATAACGCAAAATGGAATTATTACAGCAACATGTCAGAGACAGAAATTGAACAGGAGCGTCGCGCAGATACAACCTGGCAACGGCCCTCCTGGCCTCTCGGAGAAAAGGGAGATAAAGCTCGACCTGCATTCCGCCCCTCCTTGCAGGACCCTTTTGATTTGTTTAGTGATGGTTTTTCATCTTCCCATTTGAGTTCACAAGACAGGTTCCCGGCGCATTCGCCGGAAGGGAAGGCCCTAACTCTTTTTGAGATGTCTTTCCCTTTTTCAAAGACGGAGCTGAAGAAAAAATACCGTGAGCTGGTTAAGCAGCATCACCCGGACGCTAATGCAGGTAGTTTGGAAGCAGAGGAGACCGTGAAGAAGATCAACGAAGCCTATGGGATTTTGAAAAATGTCACCTAG
- a CDS encoding methyltransferase: MQNAVTQDYLLGGRVQIRQPVDGYRVAIDPIFLAASLQPEPDTTVLDIGSGVGAAALCLAARVPSCRITGLETQREAVRLAFDNIALNAMRDRVEILAGDLLRPPPRLAAGTFAHVMANPPYLEASDHTPSPTFNKAQSHGEGEASLEHWIRFALLMVRPKGTVTFIHRADRLDMILSYFAGKMGDIVIFPLWPGKDKPAKRVLIRGCKNSNGPTRLAAGLLLHGPDGKFTPQAEAILRDAAPLIL, from the coding sequence GTGCAAAATGCTGTAACACAAGATTACTTATTAGGAGGCCGGGTTCAAATTCGCCAGCCTGTGGATGGATATCGCGTGGCGATTGATCCCATCTTTTTAGCGGCCTCTTTGCAACCGGAGCCCGACACGACCGTTTTAGATATTGGGTCAGGTGTTGGAGCGGCAGCCTTGTGTCTGGCAGCTCGAGTGCCTTCCTGTCGCATTACGGGATTGGAGACACAACGGGAGGCCGTTCGTTTAGCCTTCGATAATATCGCTTTAAACGCGATGCGGGATCGTGTCGAAATTTTGGCCGGCGACCTTTTGCGCCCGCCTCCCCGTCTTGCAGCTGGCACGTTTGCTCATGTTATGGCAAACCCTCCGTATCTTGAGGCCTCTGACCACACGCCGTCCCCAACGTTCAACAAGGCTCAATCCCATGGGGAAGGGGAAGCATCTCTCGAACATTGGATCCGCTTCGCGTTGTTGATGGTTCGCCCTAAGGGAACGGTTACATTTATCCATCGGGCGGATCGCCTGGATATGATCTTGAGCTATTTTGCTGGAAAGATGGGGGATATTGTCATTTTTCCTCTATGGCCTGGAAAAGATAAGCCGGCCAAGCGGGTGTTGATCCGAGGATGTAAGAATTCCAATGGCCCCACGCGTCTTGCGGCGGGGCTCCTTCTTCATGGCCCAGATGGTAAATTCACCCCCCAAGCAGAAGCGATCTTGCGCGATGCGGCCCCTCTCATTTTATAA
- a CDS encoding polyprenyl synthetase family protein — MTSVACERRENDPLSDLKVLLQKDLNEVDQIIDRNLESSVSLIPTIGRHLIYAGGKRLRPLLTVACYRLFETVGDGAIGLAAAVEFIHTATLLHDDVIDESKLRRGLPTANDVWGNQASVLVGDFLFARAFQLMILSNNPEVLKILASAAATISEGEILQLSLCHTLDVKVEDSLRIIEAKTATLFAAACQVGTLMAGHFSHAPALHAYGLNLGMAFQIVDDILDYCACGPQLGKDVGDDFREGKITLPLILAYPDCDHEEKEFLRRTLIDHDQTPDDLSVALEILEKRNGLTKAYNLAATYGERALNVLESIPSHPIKDLLVDLVDHCLQRKS; from the coding sequence ATGACCTCTGTTGCTTGTGAAAGAAGGGAAAATGACCCCCTATCAGACCTGAAAGTCCTTCTGCAAAAGGACTTAAATGAGGTTGATCAAATAATTGACCGTAACTTGGAGAGTTCTGTTTCCCTCATTCCAACCATTGGCCGCCACCTCATCTATGCGGGCGGCAAGCGCTTGCGCCCCCTTCTGACGGTCGCCTGTTATCGCTTATTTGAAACCGTCGGTGATGGGGCGATTGGTTTAGCTGCAGCTGTTGAGTTCATTCACACGGCAACACTCCTTCATGATGATGTCATTGATGAGTCTAAATTGCGCCGGGGTCTTCCAACTGCCAACGATGTCTGGGGAAATCAGGCAAGCGTCCTTGTGGGAGACTTCTTGTTTGCGCGCGCCTTTCAGCTCATGATTCTATCCAACAACCCGGAAGTTTTGAAAATACTCGCATCAGCTGCGGCGACCATTTCAGAAGGTGAAATCCTTCAGCTTTCCCTCTGCCACACCTTAGACGTCAAAGTTGAGGATTCTTTGAGAATTATCGAGGCCAAAACCGCTACATTATTTGCCGCTGCCTGCCAGGTTGGCACACTCATGGCTGGCCATTTTTCCCATGCTCCGGCTTTGCATGCCTATGGACTTAACCTTGGTATGGCCTTTCAAATTGTAGATGATATTCTTGACTACTGTGCGTGCGGTCCCCAACTGGGCAAAGACGTTGGGGATGATTTTCGCGAAGGGAAAATTACCCTCCCTCTCATTCTGGCTTATCCCGACTGTGATCATGAGGAGAAAGAGTTTTTAAGAAGAACGCTGATCGATCATGATCAAACGCCCGATGACCTATCCGTAGCCCTCGAAATTCTTGAGAAGCGCAATGGCCTTACAAAAGCTTATAATCTTGCCGCTACCTATGGGGAGCGCGCCCTCAACGTTCTGGAAAGCATTCCTTCCCATCCCATCAAGGATCTACTAGTCGACCTCGTGGATCACTGCTTACAACGGAAGTCTTGA